The Aneurinibacillus uraniidurans genome segment CCGCTGCCCATATCCGCAAACAGTGTCGCTAACTCTTGTGTGCCATTCGGAATTTGCAGGCGGTGCGGTGCGATTTGCACGGTGCCTTTGTAGCTGCGCAGTCCGTGTGCCGTCGGTGTCTGCTTCATCTCCGCTGCTGTTTTCAGGCTGTGCAAGTAGCTCTCGATCACACCATCACGCACGAGATACAAGGAACGAGTATCGACTCCTTCATCATCAAATAAAATGCGCTCATGGCCGGAATGTGGGTCATCGAGCAGATCCAATGAGCCGAAGAATTTCTCTCCGAGCATGCCTTCTAAGCGCGATGTACCTTGAAGGACATTGCGGGCTGAGAAAATGCTGCTATATACACCGAGCAGCGAACAGATGATGCGCCGGTCGAGCACAACTGGGTATGATCCGGTTGGTACAGCCTTGCCGCCGAGCTTACGGCGTGCCTTACCTGCCGCTTCTTCAATGAGAGAATCAAGCGATACGTGTCGCAAATCTCCAATGTAGTAGGAGCTGTCGGTTTCGACATCATCCCCACGTTTTACGATGACAGATAAATACGCCATGCTGTAGTTGGAACGAAACGATTTGTTTAATCCATACGTATTGGCGATGCGGCGCATACCGTCTCCTGAGCTGATCATCGCATAGCTGACATCCGAT includes the following:
- a CDS encoding TldD/PmbA family protein — protein: MIEQLFALAQKKHIAELEVLTSESTNFSVQAYEGKIESYKKTNTAGIGVRGTHQDGTGYAYTERVHSSELEALLDMVKDNASLIHEQEPLLAEKQEGSWHDSQPDITEEEKIALALELESKARQAADVSDVSYAMISSGDGMRRIANTYGLNKSFRSNYSMAYLSVIVKRGDDVETDSSYYIGDLRHVSLDSLIEEAAGKARRKLGGKAVPTGSYPVVLDRRIICSLLGVYSSIFSARNVLQGTSRLEGMLGEKFFGSLDLLDDPHSGHERILFDDEGVDTRSLYLVRDGVIESYLHSLKTAAEMKQTPTAHGLRSYKGTVQIAPHRLQIPNGTQELATLFADMGSGLYITDVQGLHSGTNAISGDFSLAAQGYRIENGQLASPVKDITIAHNFFDLFSQPVVKANDFEFSMPSGHSQFGAPSILFPAISVSS